Proteins found in one Maridesulfovibrio sp. genomic segment:
- the rplQ gene encoding 50S ribosomal protein L17 gives MRHKKSGRKFNRSASHRKAMLRNMVRSLLTYEHIRTTEPKAKELRSSCEKLITLALRNDLHSRRLAYKTLENHGLVKKLFDEIGPRYEGGGGGYTRIIKLAEPRKGDCAPMCMIELTKRADASAPEAAATTEAPVEEAQ, from the coding sequence ATGAGGCATAAAAAGTCCGGAAGAAAGTTCAACAGAAGTGCTTCCCACAGGAAGGCCATGCTGAGAAATATGGTTCGCTCTCTGTTGACCTATGAACATATCCGTACCACCGAGCCCAAGGCAAAAGAACTGAGAAGCTCTTGTGAAAAGCTGATCACCCTTGCCCTTCGCAATGACCTCCACTCCAGACGTCTTGCTTATAAGACTCTTGAGAACCACGGTCTTGTTAAGAAGCTCTTCGATGAGATCGGACCCCGCTATGAAGGCGGCGGTGGTGGCTACACCCGCATCATCAAGCTCGCTGAGCCCCGTAAGGGTGACTGCGCTCCCATGTGCATGATCGAGCTGACCAAACGTGCTGACGCTTCTGCTCCAGAAGCTGCGGCAACCACTGAGGCTCCTGTAGAGGAAGCTCAGTAA
- a CDS encoding DNA-directed RNA polymerase subunit alpha: MLIQDGDKLINTRNWAELVKPEQLVRDPKSNELYGKFICEPLERGFGTTIGNSLRRVLLSSMQGAAAVAVKIEGVQHEFTTIEGVMEDVTEIVLNIKQIRFAMTTDEPQFLTLRVNKQGGVTAADIQENQNVKVLNPEQIIATLSEKMDLEMTFEIRMGKGFVPADMHEGLVNEIGHIVLDSSFSPIRKVAYSVEQARVGQMTNYDKLILEVFTDGSVTPEDAIAYSAKILKEQLSVFINFDEMGSEQEESKESDLDLNPNLFKSIDELELSVRATNCLKAANIRIVGELVQRTEQTMLKTKNFGRKSLDEIRRVLDSMELKFGMVLEDFDKKHQEWLKRKEKNEA; the protein is encoded by the coding sequence ATGCTTATTCAAGACGGTGACAAACTCATCAACACCCGCAACTGGGCCGAGCTGGTTAAGCCGGAACAGCTTGTGCGTGACCCCAAGTCTAACGAGCTTTACGGAAAGTTCATTTGTGAACCCCTTGAGCGCGGATTTGGAACAACCATCGGGAACTCTCTGCGTAGAGTTCTGCTCTCTTCAATGCAGGGAGCTGCCGCGGTTGCTGTAAAGATCGAAGGAGTTCAGCACGAATTCACCACTATAGAAGGTGTGATGGAAGATGTGACTGAGATCGTTCTGAACATCAAGCAGATCAGATTCGCAATGACTACAGATGAACCCCAGTTTCTTACCCTCAGGGTAAACAAACAGGGCGGTGTCACCGCAGCTGATATTCAGGAAAACCAGAACGTCAAAGTCCTCAATCCTGAGCAGATTATCGCGACTCTTTCCGAGAAGATGGATCTGGAAATGACTTTTGAGATTCGCATGGGCAAGGGCTTTGTTCCTGCTGATATGCACGAAGGTCTTGTTAATGAAATTGGTCACATTGTTCTCGACTCCAGCTTTTCTCCCATTCGTAAGGTTGCTTACAGTGTGGAACAGGCTCGTGTCGGACAGATGACCAACTATGACAAGCTTATTCTCGAAGTTTTCACTGATGGTTCCGTCACCCCTGAGGATGCAATTGCCTACAGTGCAAAAATCCTCAAGGAGCAGCTCTCCGTATTCATCAATTTCGATGAAATGGGTTCCGAGCAGGAAGAGTCCAAAGAAAGCGACCTCGATCTCAACCCGAATCTGTTCAAGAGTATCGACGAACTCGAACTGTCCGTTCGTGCTACTAACTGCCTCAAGGCTGCCAACATTCGCATTGTTGGTGAACTTGTGCAGCGCACTGAACAGACTATGCTTAAAACCAAGAACTTTGGACGTAAGTCACTTGATGAAATTCGTCGTGTTCTTGACAGCATGGAACTTAAGTTCGGTATGGTCCTCGAGGATTTCGATAAAAAGCATCAGGAATGGCTGAAGAGGAAAGAGAAAAATGAGGCATAA
- the rpsD gene encoding 30S ribosomal protein S4, translating into MARYTKAKCRLCRREGEKLFIKGDRCFTDKCSYERRPYAPGIAGRMRKKMSDYAIQLREKQKVRRMYGVLEGQFRSYFKRADGMKGVTGANLLMLLETRLDNTVYRLGFANSRDQARQLVRHGIFTKNGIRVNVPSMHVKPGDVIVVREESRKIPVIAEAQEAIARRGCPEWLEADGANFKGEVKAMPTREDIQFPINEQLIVELYSK; encoded by the coding sequence TTGGCCAGATATACAAAAGCAAAATGCAGACTGTGCCGCCGTGAAGGCGAAAAGCTTTTCATCAAAGGCGACCGCTGCTTTACTGATAAGTGTTCTTATGAACGTCGTCCTTATGCTCCCGGTATTGCCGGTCGCATGAGAAAGAAAATGAGTGACTACGCTATTCAGCTTCGTGAGAAGCAGAAAGTGCGTCGTATGTACGGTGTCCTCGAAGGCCAGTTCCGCAGCTACTTCAAGCGCGCAGACGGCATGAAAGGTGTAACCGGTGCTAACTTGCTCATGCTTCTTGAGACTCGCCTTGATAACACTGTTTACCGTCTTGGATTCGCTAACTCCCGCGATCAGGCTCGCCAGCTCGTGAGACACGGTATCTTCACCAAAAACGGAATACGTGTTAACGTTCCTTCCATGCATGTAAAGCCCGGCGATGTTATCGTGGTTCGTGAAGAATCCCGTAAGATCCCCGTAATTGCTGAAGCACAGGAAGCTATTGCTCGTCGCGGATGCCCTGAGTGGCTTGAAGCTGACGGTGCTAATTTCAAAGGTGAAGTTAAAGCGATGCCGACTAGGGAAGATATCCAGTTCCCTATCAACGAACAGCTGATTGTCGAGCTGTACTCCAAATAA
- the rpsK gene encoding 30S ribosomal protein S11, with protein MARPRRSGKKKEKKNVPVGIAHVKATFNNTIITFTDLKGNVISWGTSGASGFKGSRKSTPFAAQVAAETAARKAQDQGMRTVGIFVKGPGSGREAAMRAIGNVGMKVNFIRDITPIPHNGCRPPKRRRV; from the coding sequence ATGGCTAGACCTCGCCGTTCCGGCAAGAAAAAAGAGAAGAAGAATGTTCCCGTGGGCATTGCTCACGTTAAAGCAACATTTAATAATACTATAATTACTTTCACTGATCTGAAAGGCAACGTAATCAGCTGGGGTACCTCCGGTGCCTCTGGTTTCAAGGGATCTAGAAAATCTACTCCCTTTGCAGCTCAGGTAGCTGCTGAAACTGCTGCTCGTAAAGCTCAGGATCAGGGTATGCGTACAGTTGGTATTTTTGTCAAAGGCCCCGGCTCCGGTCGTGAAGCAGCTATGCGCGCAATCGGTAACGTCGGTATGAAGGTTAACTTCATTCGCGATATAACACCCATCCCGCACAACGGCTGTCGTCCGCCGAAACGTCGCAGGGTCTAA
- the rpsM gene encoding 30S ribosomal protein S13 — protein sequence MARIAGVDLPKNKRLDIALTYIYGVGRTTALKILDTVGIDWTLKTDDLSGEQVNTIRKELEDNYKVEGDLRRDQVADIKRLMDIGCYRGLRHRRGLPVRGQSSKTNARTRKGPRRSVMSRKKK from the coding sequence GTGGCTCGTATCGCTGGAGTAGACCTTCCGAAAAATAAGCGTTTGGATATTGCACTGACTTACATTTACGGTGTAGGTCGGACTACCGCTCTCAAGATTCTTGATACTGTTGGTATCGACTGGACCCTCAAAACTGACGACCTCAGTGGCGAGCAGGTGAACACCATCCGTAAGGAACTTGAAGATAATTATAAAGTTGAAGGTGACCTCCGTCGTGACCAGGTAGCTGATATTAAGCGCCTGATGGACATCGGATGTTATCGTGGACTGCGTCACCGCCGCGGACTGCCCGTGCGTGGTCAGAGCTCCAAGACCAATGCTAGAACTCGCAAAGGTCCCCGTCGCTCTGTCATGAGCAGAAAGAAGAAATAA
- the rpmJ gene encoding 50S ribosomal protein L36: MKVRPSVKKICPKCKVIRRKGVLRVICDNPRHKQRQG; this comes from the coding sequence ATGAAAGTAAGACCATCTGTTAAGAAGATTTGTCCCAAATGCAAAGTAATCAGACGCAAGGGTGTTCTGAGGGTTATTTGTGACAACCCCAGACACAAACAGCGTCAAGGATAG
- the map gene encoding type I methionyl aminopeptidase, with translation MKKYRGIYLKNDKEIGLMREANRLVSTILDMLGEAIKPGITTMSLENIACKACDDFGVQPAFKGYHGFPFALCCSVNEEIVHGFPSEKRILNEGDIVSIDMGVIFQGFYGDSARTYPVGSVTASTQNLLDVTRESLMRGIKQALPGNSLYDISRSVQEYAEGAGYGVVRRFVGHGIGRNLHEKPEVPNFVPSGLPGVQLRTGMVIAIEPMVTEGSHDIEILDDKWTAVTKDRKLSAHFEHTIAITSEGPQILSLS, from the coding sequence TTGAAAAAGTACAGAGGTATCTACCTCAAGAATGACAAGGAGATTGGCCTCATGCGTGAGGCCAATCGTCTTGTTTCTACTATTCTGGATATGCTGGGTGAGGCCATTAAGCCCGGCATTACCACCATGAGTCTTGAAAATATAGCCTGCAAAGCCTGTGATGATTTTGGAGTGCAGCCGGCATTCAAAGGTTATCACGGTTTTCCATTTGCTCTTTGCTGCTCTGTGAATGAAGAAATTGTTCATGGATTTCCTTCTGAAAAAAGAATTTTGAATGAAGGAGATATCGTTAGCATTGATATGGGTGTCATCTTTCAAGGTTTTTACGGAGATTCCGCTAGGACCTATCCGGTTGGCTCAGTAACCGCCAGTACGCAGAATCTTCTCGATGTTACCCGTGAATCTCTTATGCGCGGGATTAAACAGGCATTGCCTGGCAACAGTCTTTATGATATTTCCCGGTCAGTTCAGGAATATGCAGAAGGAGCCGGTTACGGAGTTGTGCGCCGCTTTGTAGGGCACGGCATCGGCCGCAACCTTCATGAAAAACCTGAAGTACCGAATTTTGTGCCATCTGGTCTTCCCGGTGTGCAACTTAGAACGGGAATGGTCATAGCCATCGAACCGATGGTGACAGAAGGTTCACACGATATCGAAATCCTCGATGATAAGTGGACTGCAGTGACCAAGGACAGAAAGCTGTCCGCCCATTTTGAGCATACCATTGCCATCACTTCAGAAGGGCCTCAGATTTTGAGCCTTTCTTAA
- the secY gene encoding preprotein translocase subunit SecY gives MALSGVDNLSRLPELKKKLFWTFLLLAVYRIGIHIPVPGVDSSALADFFESVSNTLFGLFDMFSGGGLRNLSIFALGIMPYISASIIVQLLGVVSPTIKRLQEEGAQGRKKITQYTRYGTVLITLVQGFGIAVGLESMTSPTGAPVVLHAGWAFRGITILTLTAGTVFLMWLGEQMTEKGIGNGISMIIFAGIVAGLPAAIFNTFRLMQSGEITLFLLLFVLAFMVAILAFIVYMERGQRRIPIHYAKRMMGRKMMGGQTTHLPLRINTAGVIPPIFASSILMFPATLASFSKYEILSKFSAYFAPSSIAYNVVYIALIIFFCYFYTAIMFDPKGIAENIQKQGGFIPGIRPGNRTREYIDRVLTRITLWGSLYVAAICVLPMILISQFNVPFYFGGTALLIVVGVAMDFMGKIESYMISRQYEGLMGKGSKIKGR, from the coding sequence GTGGCATTGTCTGGAGTTGATAATCTTTCCCGACTGCCGGAACTGAAGAAAAAACTCTTTTGGACTTTTCTTCTTCTGGCTGTCTACCGGATCGGGATTCACATCCCGGTCCCGGGCGTAGACAGCTCAGCTTTGGCCGATTTTTTTGAGAGTGTTTCCAACACTCTCTTCGGCCTTTTTGACATGTTCTCAGGCGGCGGGTTGCGTAACTTGTCCATATTCGCGTTAGGGATTATGCCCTATATCTCCGCGTCTATTATTGTTCAACTTCTAGGTGTGGTTAGTCCCACCATTAAGCGGCTTCAAGAAGAAGGGGCTCAGGGACGCAAGAAGATTACGCAGTACACCAGATACGGAACTGTGCTGATTACTTTAGTACAGGGTTTCGGTATTGCTGTAGGACTGGAAAGTATGACCAGCCCCACAGGTGCCCCCGTAGTACTGCATGCAGGATGGGCCTTCCGCGGCATCACCATTCTGACTCTGACAGCTGGTACTGTTTTTCTGATGTGGCTCGGTGAGCAAATGACCGAGAAAGGCATCGGAAACGGTATCTCTATGATCATTTTTGCCGGTATTGTGGCAGGTCTTCCGGCCGCCATCTTCAATACTTTCAGATTGATGCAGTCCGGAGAAATTACTCTCTTCCTGCTTTTATTTGTTCTGGCATTTATGGTCGCCATTCTCGCTTTTATCGTCTATATGGAGCGCGGACAGCGCAGGATTCCTATACATTATGCTAAGCGTATGATGGGACGCAAAATGATGGGTGGCCAGACCACACATCTGCCGCTGCGAATCAACACTGCAGGTGTTATTCCCCCCATCTTCGCATCCAGTATTCTGATGTTTCCCGCAACTTTGGCTAGTTTTTCCAAATATGAAATTCTGTCTAAGTTTTCAGCATACTTCGCTCCGTCTTCAATTGCATATAATGTAGTATACATCGCTCTGATTATCTTCTTTTGCTATTTCTACACTGCGATCATGTTTGATCCTAAAGGAATTGCAGAGAACATTCAGAAGCAGGGCGGTTTTATTCCCGGAATTCGTCCTGGTAATAGAACTCGCGAATATATTGACCGCGTTCTGACCAGGATTACTCTCTGGGGATCTCTGTACGTAGCAGCTATCTGTGTGTTGCCGATGATTCTTATCTCTCAGTTCAACGTGCCTTTCTATTTCGGTGGAACCGCACTGCTCATCGTTGTCGGTGTTGCAATGGACTTCATGGGTAAGATCGAATCCTACATGATCTCTCGTCAGTATGAGGGCCTCATGGGTAAAGGCAGCAAGATCAAGGGAAGGTAA
- the rplO gene encoding 50S ribosomal protein L15: MRLHEIYPFQEERKNRKRVGRGGGSGWGGTSGKGHKGQNARSGGGVPAWFEGGQMPLARRLPKRGFKNPFREEYVALNVGQVLTAFEGKTEITLDDFYEAGLCKKGALVKVLGMGEVSAAVTIEAHRFSASATEKITKAGGTAKALEG; encoded by the coding sequence ATGAGGCTGCACGAAATATATCCGTTCCAAGAGGAACGTAAAAATCGCAAGCGCGTAGGTCGTGGCGGCGGCTCAGGCTGGGGTGGAACCTCCGGCAAGGGTCACAAAGGTCAGAACGCCCGCTCCGGCGGTGGTGTCCCTGCCTGGTTTGAAGGTGGTCAGATGCCTCTGGCTCGTCGTCTGCCTAAGCGCGGTTTCAAGAATCCCTTTCGTGAAGAGTATGTAGCTCTTAACGTTGGTCAGGTTCTTACTGCCTTCGAAGGCAAAACTGAAATTACCCTTGATGATTTTTATGAAGCAGGTCTTTGCAAAAAGGGCGCTCTTGTAAAAGTTCTCGGCATGGGAGAAGTCAGTGCTGCTGTAACCATCGAAGCTCACCGCTTCAGCGCTTCTGCGACTGAAAAGATCACAAAGGCAGGTGGTACTGCCAAAGCCCTGGAAGGATAA
- the rpmD gene encoding 50S ribosomal protein L30, translating into MLKVKLVRSMIGCNPKQRATVKALGLHKIRQEKSFEDTPVVRGMIKKVEHLVEVTES; encoded by the coding sequence ATGCTTAAGGTAAAACTCGTTCGCAGCATGATCGGCTGCAACCCCAAACAGCGCGCGACTGTAAAGGCGCTGGGACTGCACAAGATCAGGCAGGAAAAAAGCTTTGAAGATACTCCCGTCGTAAGAGGGATGATCAAAAAAGTTGAGCACCTTGTGGAGGTAACAGAATCATGA
- the rpsE gene encoding 30S ribosomal protein S5: MEQNDLGLIEKIVYLNRVAKVVKGGRRFSFSALVVVGDGKGQVGFGLGKANEVPEAIRKASEKARKEMISVPLLDGTLPYEVLGRYGAGRVMLKPASKGTGIIAGGPVRAVLEVVGVHDILTKAIGTNNPHNVLRATVAGLASLRSAEEVGQLRGKKVVTPRK; encoded by the coding sequence ATGGAACAGAATGATCTGGGTCTGATTGAAAAAATCGTTTACCTCAACCGAGTAGCTAAAGTTGTTAAGGGTGGTAGAAGGTTTTCCTTCAGTGCCCTGGTTGTGGTAGGTGACGGTAAAGGTCAGGTCGGTTTCGGACTTGGTAAGGCTAATGAGGTTCCTGAAGCTATTAGAAAAGCTTCTGAGAAAGCTCGCAAAGAAATGATCTCCGTTCCTCTTTTGGACGGAACACTTCCTTACGAAGTACTCGGCCGTTACGGTGCAGGACGCGTAATGCTTAAGCCCGCTTCAAAGGGTACCGGTATCATTGCCGGTGGTCCCGTGCGTGCGGTGCTTGAAGTTGTAGGCGTACACGATATCCTTACTAAGGCTATCGGCACCAACAACCCGCATAACGTCCTTCGCGCGACTGTTGCCGGACTTGCTTCTCTGCGTAGCGCTGAAGAAGTCGGCCAGCTTCGCGGGAAGAAAGTTGTGACTCCCAGAAAGTAG
- the rplR gene encoding 50S ribosomal protein L18, translated as MKMTKEQARRRKKIRIRKKISGTAARPRLVVFRSNKHIYAQLVDDLIGKTVTASSSKALAKDGEALKLTCETAALVGKDIAAKAKELKIETVVFDRSGYIYHGRVKALADGAREGGLKF; from the coding sequence ATGAAAATGACTAAAGAACAGGCAAGACGCCGCAAAAAGATCCGCATCCGCAAAAAAATCAGCGGGACTGCAGCTCGTCCGCGTCTTGTTGTATTCCGTTCAAATAAGCACATCTACGCTCAGCTCGTAGATGATCTGATTGGCAAAACCGTGACCGCTTCTTCCTCAAAAGCCCTCGCTAAAGATGGTGAAGCTCTCAAGCTCACTTGCGAGACAGCTGCTCTGGTCGGTAAAGACATTGCAGCCAAGGCTAAGGAGCTTAAGATCGAAACAGTTGTTTTTGATCGTAGCGGTTATATCTATCACGGCAGGGTTAAGGCCCTGGCTGACGGCGCTCGTGAGGGTGGCCTGAAATTCTAA
- the rplF gene encoding 50S ribosomal protein L6, producing MSRIGKKPIDIPSGVEVTVGADVVSVKGPKGTITTPVHPMVSFSVADNVVEVKRSGDSRQERAQHGLHRSLLANCIEGVSKGFSKTLEVVGVGYKVNVQGKNVVLNVGFSHPVNFELPAGIEASAEGNTKLTISGADKQLVGEVAAQLRRVRPPEPYKGKGVKYIDEQIRRKAGKSGK from the coding sequence ATGTCCAGAATTGGAAAAAAACCTATTGATATACCTTCCGGAGTGGAAGTCACTGTTGGTGCTGATGTGGTCTCTGTAAAGGGCCCTAAAGGCACCATCACCACCCCGGTACACCCCATGGTCAGCTTCTCAGTTGCTGATAATGTGGTCGAGGTGAAGAGGTCTGGTGATTCCCGTCAGGAACGTGCTCAGCACGGACTGCACCGTTCACTGCTTGCCAACTGCATTGAAGGAGTCTCTAAAGGCTTCTCCAAGACTTTGGAAGTTGTTGGTGTCGGTTACAAAGTTAACGTACAGGGTAAGAACGTCGTTCTTAACGTTGGTTTTTCCCATCCCGTTAACTTCGAACTGCCTGCTGGAATCGAAGCAAGCGCAGAAGGCAACACTAAACTCACCATCTCCGGCGCTGACAAGCAGCTGGTTGGTGAAGTTGCAGCGCAGCTTCGTCGTGTACGTCCTCCCGAGCCTTACAAAGGTAAGGGCGTCAAGTACATTGATGAACAGATCAGACGTAAAGCCGGTAAGTCCGGTAAATAG
- the rpsH gene encoding 30S ribosomal protein S8 has product MPVVDPIADMLTRIRNAHGAYHKTVAIPGSKIKAAIAGILKEEGYIVDFTNEENEINVTLKYVDGKSLISGMKKISTPGRRVFVGVEDIPSVLNGLGICILSTSKGVVDGVKAKELNVGGELLCEIW; this is encoded by the coding sequence ATGCCTGTTGTCGATCCTATCGCCGATATGCTGACCCGCATTCGTAATGCGCACGGTGCTTATCATAAGACCGTTGCCATTCCCGGGTCCAAGATCAAAGCAGCTATCGCTGGGATTCTTAAGGAAGAAGGTTATATCGTTGACTTCACTAATGAAGAAAATGAAATTAACGTCACCCTTAAGTATGTTGATGGTAAGTCCCTCATTAGTGGGATGAAAAAAATCAGCACACCCGGTCGTCGCGTGTTTGTAGGCGTTGAAGATATTCCCTCTGTCCTTAATGGACTCGGGATTTGCATACTTTCCACTTCAAAGGGCGTAGTTGACGGCGTTAAAGCTAAAGAGCTTAACGTTGGCGGCGAACTCTTGTGCGAAATCTGGTAG
- a CDS encoding type Z 30S ribosomal protein S14 → MARTALKVKAKRKPKFKVREYNRCPICGRPRAFLRKYGVCRICFREKALAGELPGVRKASW, encoded by the coding sequence TTGGCCAGGACAGCTTTAAAAGTTAAGGCGAAACGTAAGCCTAAGTTCAAAGTGCGCGAATATAACAGATGCCCCATTTGTGGTCGTCCTCGTGCTTTCCTGCGGAAATACGGCGTTTGCCGTATTTGCTTCAGGGAGAAGGCCCTTGCGGGTGAACTTCCCGGCGTGCGTAAAGCCAGCTGGTAA
- the rplE gene encoding 50S ribosomal protein L5, with translation MTRLEKIYTDKVAPSLHKEFGYKSSMEIPGIKAISLNIGLGEASQNAKLIDGAVEELTAIAGQRAVVTRAKKSIAAFKLREGMPVGSRVTLRKDLMWDFLDKLISFALPRVRDFRGIPDKGFDGRGNFTLGIKELTIFPEIQLDQIEITKGMNVTIVTSAKTDKEGKLLLELLGMPFKK, from the coding sequence ATGACACGTCTCGAAAAAATATATACGGACAAGGTCGCCCCGTCTCTTCACAAAGAGTTCGGGTACAAGAGCTCGATGGAGATTCCTGGAATAAAGGCAATCTCTCTTAACATCGGACTCGGTGAAGCAAGCCAGAACGCCAAACTCATTGATGGTGCTGTTGAAGAGTTGACCGCAATTGCAGGTCAGCGCGCAGTAGTAACCAGAGCGAAAAAGTCAATTGCAGCTTTTAAGCTGCGCGAAGGAATGCCAGTAGGCTCCCGCGTAACTCTTCGTAAAGATCTTATGTGGGACTTTCTGGACAAGCTTATCAGCTTTGCTCTCCCTCGCGTTCGCGACTTTCGCGGCATTCCTGATAAAGGCTTCGATGGACGCGGCAACTTCACCCTCGGAATCAAGGAACTTACCATATTTCCTGAGATTCAGCTCGATCAGATCGAGATCACCAAAGGGATGAACGTGACTATCGTCACCTCCGCTAAAACAGATAAAGAAGGCAAGTTGCTCCTCGAGCTTCTTGGTATGCCCTTCAAGAAATAG
- the rplX gene encoding 50S ribosomal protein L24: MNKIHVDDKVMVIAGKDKGKIGKVLKINRKKDTVLVEQVNMVSRHTKPNPYANQPGGIVEKEAPVHISNIQVVCPACTKATRVGVRETEDGKNIRFCKKCNEIID, encoded by the coding sequence ATGAACAAGATACATGTTGATGACAAAGTAATGGTCATCGCCGGCAAGGATAAGGGGAAGATCGGTAAGGTCCTCAAGATCAACCGCAAGAAGGACACTGTCCTTGTTGAGCAGGTTAACATGGTTTCAAGGCACACCAAGCCGAACCCTTATGCTAATCAGCCCGGCGGAATCGTTGAGAAAGAAGCCCCTGTTCACATCTCTAACATACAGGTTGTGTGCCCCGCTTGCACAAAAGCAACCCGTGTTGGAGTACGTGAGACCGAAGACGGAAAAAACATCCGTTTTTGTAAAAAATGTAACGAAATCATCGACTAG
- the rplN gene encoding 50S ribosomal protein L14 produces MIQVESKLDVADNSGAKKVSCIKVLGGSKRRYASVGDIIVVSVKEAMPHSKVKKGAVMKAVVVRTKKEIGRPDGSYIKFDNNSAVLLNNSMDPVGTRIFGPVARELRGAGFMKIVSLAPEVL; encoded by the coding sequence ATGATTCAGGTAGAATCTAAACTTGACGTAGCAGATAACTCTGGTGCCAAAAAAGTATCTTGCATCAAGGTACTTGGTGGTTCCAAGAGACGCTACGCCAGTGTCGGAGACATTATTGTGGTTTCCGTTAAGGAAGCGATGCCCCATTCCAAAGTGAAGAAGGGCGCTGTAATGAAGGCAGTTGTTGTTCGTACCAAAAAAGAAATTGGTCGTCCTGACGGCTCCTACATTAAGTTCGACAATAACTCTGCCGTTCTTCTGAACAACTCCATGGACCCGGTAGGGACCCGTATTTTCGGGCCCGTAGCAAGAGAACTCAGAGGCGCAGGCTTCATGAAGATCGTTTCTCTCGCTCCCGAGGTTCTGTAA
- the rpsQ gene encoding 30S ribosomal protein S17, protein MAELNLKGNRRVLTGVVVSDKNDKTIVVRCETLVKHPLYKKFIRRHTKFMAHDPANECGIGDKVQIVEFRPLSRRKRWHLDKILEKAV, encoded by the coding sequence ATGGCAGAGCTTAATCTGAAAGGAAACAGGCGCGTGCTGACCGGAGTGGTAGTTAGCGACAAGAACGACAAGACAATTGTTGTTCGTTGCGAAACACTCGTAAAGCACCCCCTGTATAAAAAATTCATCCGTCGCCACACTAAATTCATGGCACACGATCCTGCTAATGAATGCGGTATCGGCGATAAGGTGCAGATTGTTGAATTCCGCCCCCTTAGCCGGCGCAAAAGGTGGCATCTCGATAAAATTCTGGAAAAAGCAGTTTAG
- the rpmC gene encoding 50S ribosomal protein L29: MKAKELRELDNAALNEKLVEARQELFNLRFQHATAQLENTQRLSDVKKDIAKILTVQREKELGA, translated from the coding sequence ATGAAAGCCAAAGAACTTCGTGAACTCGACAACGCTGCTCTGAATGAGAAGCTTGTAGAAGCCCGTCAGGAGCTTTTCAACCTTCGTTTCCAGCATGCTACTGCTCAGCTGGAAAATACCCAGAGACTGTCTGATGTTAAAAAAGACATCGCAAAGATCCTCACCGTGCAGCGTGAAAAGGAACTGGGAGCATAA
- the rplP gene encoding 50S ribosomal protein L16: protein MLSPKKVKFRKRQKGRLKGKAQRGSTIAFGDIAIKTLEHGKLTSNQIEAARIAIMRHIKRGGQVWIRVFPDMPITAKPAEVRQGKGKGSPVGWVAPVKPGRILYEVKGVDIALAKEALVRAAHKLPVKTTIVVKEGL, encoded by the coding sequence ATGCTATCACCTAAGAAAGTTAAATTCCGTAAACGTCAGAAAGGTCGCCTGAAAGGTAAGGCTCAGCGCGGTTCCACTATCGCTTTCGGCGATATTGCAATCAAGACTCTGGAACACGGAAAACTTACCAGCAACCAGATTGAAGCAGCTCGTATCGCAATTATGCGTCACATTAAGCGTGGCGGTCAGGTATGGATCAGGGTTTTCCCCGATATGCCTATCACTGCCAAGCCTGCTGAAGTCAGACAGGGTAAAGGTAAAGGTTCCCCGGTCGGTTGGGTTGCTCCGGTTAAACCCGGTCGCATTCTGTACGAAGTTAAGGGCGTTGACATTGCTCTGGCCAAAGAAGCTTTGGTCCGCGCAGCTCACAAGCTTCCCGTCAAAACTACCATCGTAGTCAAGGAGGGATTGTAA